One window of Novipirellula aureliae genomic DNA carries:
- a CDS encoding glutamate synthase subunit beta, whose amino-acid sequence MGKPTGFKEFDRKKVAWRLPVVRINDYDEVYTEPNAKQLQEQGARCMDCGVPFCQSNSGCPIDNLIPEWNDLVYNDRWQEAIERLHKTNNFPEFTGRTCPAPCEGACVLGITNPPVTIKNIENAIVDRAWEEGWIKPEPPTMRTGKKVAIVGSGPAGLSAADQLNKAGHEVTVYERANRIGGLLQYGIPNMKLSKKVVQRRVDKMTTEGIKFVTGVNVGKDIDPKELVNDSDAVLLACGATKPRDLPIPNRDAKGVHFAMEFLAANTMQSVHADQIGDRFISAEGKDVIVIGGGDTGTDCIGTALRHGCRSLVNFELLPKPPAERGADNPWPEWPRIYRVDYGHEEAEAKFGRDPREYQILSKEFLVDDEGNLTGIKTVEVQWTKGDDGGWKMAEVEGSEKDWPAQLILLAMGFLGPEQYVADSLNIEVDPRSNFQAEHGRFATNVDGVFAAGDCRRGQSLVVWAINEGRGAARAIDIYLQGSSNLPAPGITLGTSLEIG is encoded by the coding sequence CGACGAAGTCTATACCGAACCGAATGCCAAGCAATTGCAAGAGCAAGGCGCTCGATGTATGGATTGCGGCGTTCCGTTTTGCCAATCGAACAGCGGATGCCCAATCGATAACTTGATCCCCGAATGGAACGACCTCGTTTATAACGATCGCTGGCAAGAGGCGATTGAGCGACTGCATAAAACCAACAACTTTCCCGAATTCACCGGTCGAACCTGCCCCGCACCGTGCGAGGGAGCTTGTGTTCTGGGAATCACCAACCCCCCAGTAACGATCAAGAACATCGAAAATGCAATCGTCGATCGCGCATGGGAAGAAGGCTGGATCAAGCCTGAACCACCAACGATGCGGACGGGTAAAAAAGTTGCAATCGTCGGCAGTGGACCGGCGGGCTTGTCGGCTGCAGATCAACTGAACAAGGCCGGCCACGAAGTGACCGTCTATGAGCGAGCCAACCGAATCGGTGGACTGCTTCAATACGGCATTCCAAATATGAAACTATCGAAAAAAGTGGTTCAACGACGCGTCGACAAGATGACCACCGAAGGAATCAAGTTTGTGACCGGTGTGAATGTCGGCAAAGACATCGACCCCAAGGAACTTGTCAACGATTCCGACGCGGTGTTATTGGCTTGCGGTGCGACGAAGCCGCGCGACCTGCCGATTCCAAATCGCGATGCCAAAGGCGTTCACTTTGCAATGGAGTTTTTAGCGGCCAATACAATGCAAAGTGTTCACGCCGACCAAATTGGTGACCGTTTCATTAGCGCCGAAGGAAAAGACGTGATCGTGATCGGCGGCGGTGACACGGGAACCGATTGTATTGGCACAGCCCTTCGTCATGGCTGCCGAAGCTTGGTCAACTTTGAATTGTTGCCGAAACCGCCGGCCGAACGCGGAGCGGACAACCCGTGGCCTGAATGGCCGCGAATCTACCGAGTCGATTATGGTCATGAAGAAGCGGAAGCGAAGTTCGGTCGCGACCCTCGCGAGTATCAAATCCTTAGCAAAGAGTTTCTCGTCGACGACGAGGGCAACCTTACTGGCATCAAGACCGTCGAAGTCCAGTGGACCAAGGGCGATGATGGCGGATGGAAAATGGCCGAAGTTGAAGGCAGTGAAAAGGATTGGCCCGCTCAATTGATTCTATTAGCGATGGGCTTCCTGGGACCGGAGCAGTACGTTGCCGATTCGCTAAACATCGAAGTCGATCCGCGTAGCAATTTCCAAGCCGAACACGGTCGGTTTGCGACGAATGTCGATGGAGTGTTTGCGGCCGGCGACTGCCGACGTGGCCAGAGTCTGGTGGTCTGGGCGATCAATGAAGGCCGCGGAGCGGCTCGCGCGATCGACATCTACCTGCAAGGTTCAAGCAATCTACCAGCGCCCGGGATCACGCTGGGCACCTCGCTAGAAATCGGCTAA
- a CDS encoding alpha-amylase/4-alpha-glucanotransferase domain-containing protein — translation MTPHAYLCLVLHNHQPIGNFDGVFEQAYQDSYLPFLEVFEPFEALQISLHTSGPLMIWLAERHPEYIDRLRMLVDAGRVEIIGGPQYEPIMTMLPSRDRIGQIHAYSNWLHRNLGVRPRGMWMPERVWESSLTSDVVDAEMEYTVLDDYHFRAAGLSDEELNGYFLTEDDGRVLKIFPGSERLRYTIPFQSADQTIEHCRQFAERSPGAVLTFGDDGEKFGTWPDTKVHVYEQGWLRSFFTALCENASWLKTVSLAEAVTKTPPAGKVYLPDCSYREMTEWALPTEAQATFDNVTHAIADHPQWSDLKPFIRGGYWRNFKSKYDETNEMYARMMSVSRRLKEAETKVADNAAIAEIRDHLYRGQCNCPYWHGAFGGVYLPHLRNAIYEHLIAADNLLSDLEGMNDQTVTAAAEDYNFDGLQEVRISNNRLCAWIAPGRGGRMYELDVRDIRHNLLATLQRRPEDYHRKVLAGASASGAEVASIHDRVVFKQADLDQRLQYDRYARKSLMDHFYDTDATLESVARGEAEERGDFVELPFETKLRRGADRVQVQMRRDGNAWGIPITLTKAVTLEAGSDRMMVTYLLEDVPQDKPLHFAVEMNFAGLPSGADDRYFSDLQGNHLGQLGEELDLRDADGLRLSDRWLGIDVSLKIDRKSGLWAFPISTVSQSESGFELVHQSVCVQPHWIVNADAEGRWAVQIEMAAVCEPKTAVVHQSQAIRL, via the coding sequence ATGACGCCACACGCATATTTGTGCCTCGTACTGCACAACCATCAACCCATTGGCAATTTTGACGGCGTCTTCGAACAAGCTTATCAAGACAGCTATCTGCCGTTTTTGGAGGTCTTCGAGCCATTTGAAGCCCTTCAGATTTCGCTTCATACCTCCGGCCCGTTGATGATTTGGTTGGCAGAGCGGCATCCTGAGTATATCGATCGCTTGCGAATGTTGGTCGACGCGGGACGGGTGGAAATCATTGGCGGTCCACAGTACGAACCGATCATGACGATGCTGCCATCACGCGACCGTATCGGCCAAATTCATGCTTATAGCAATTGGCTGCATCGGAATCTAGGTGTTCGGCCACGCGGGATGTGGATGCCGGAACGGGTTTGGGAATCGTCGCTCACATCCGATGTCGTTGACGCCGAAATGGAGTATACCGTTTTGGATGACTACCATTTCCGGGCTGCGGGGTTGTCCGATGAAGAACTCAACGGCTACTTCTTGACCGAGGACGACGGTCGTGTGCTAAAGATATTTCCAGGCTCGGAGCGACTTCGGTATACGATTCCCTTCCAATCGGCGGACCAAACCATTGAACATTGTCGGCAATTCGCCGAGCGGTCACCTGGCGCGGTTTTGACGTTCGGGGATGATGGTGAGAAATTTGGGACTTGGCCCGATACCAAGGTGCATGTTTATGAACAGGGCTGGCTGCGATCTTTCTTCACCGCACTTTGCGAAAACGCTTCGTGGTTAAAGACCGTATCCCTCGCCGAAGCCGTTACCAAGACGCCTCCGGCTGGCAAGGTCTATCTGCCCGATTGCAGCTACCGCGAAATGACCGAGTGGGCGCTACCCACCGAAGCGCAAGCAACGTTTGATAATGTCACGCACGCCATCGCTGATCATCCTCAGTGGAGCGACTTGAAGCCGTTCATTCGTGGTGGCTATTGGCGGAATTTCAAGTCAAAGTATGACGAAACCAACGAGATGTACGCTCGGATGATGAGCGTTAGCCGCCGATTGAAGGAGGCCGAAACAAAGGTCGCCGACAACGCGGCAATCGCTGAAATCCGTGACCACCTTTATCGAGGTCAATGCAATTGCCCCTATTGGCATGGTGCATTCGGCGGCGTCTATTTGCCGCATCTTCGCAATGCGATCTACGAACACCTGATCGCGGCCGACAATTTGTTGTCGGATTTGGAAGGGATGAACGACCAAACCGTCACGGCCGCCGCAGAGGACTACAACTTCGATGGTTTGCAGGAGGTCCGGATTAGCAACAATCGGTTGTGTGCCTGGATTGCGCCGGGGCGAGGTGGCCGGATGTACGAATTGGACGTTCGTGATATTCGCCACAATCTGTTGGCAACACTGCAACGCCGCCCCGAGGACTATCACCGCAAGGTTTTAGCAGGTGCAAGTGCAAGCGGTGCCGAGGTCGCGAGTATCCACGATCGAGTTGTCTTTAAGCAGGCTGACCTTGATCAACGGTTGCAGTACGACCGCTACGCACGCAAGAGCTTGATGGATCATTTCTACGATACCGATGCGACATTGGAATCGGTTGCACGGGGCGAAGCGGAAGAACGGGGTGACTTTGTCGAATTGCCGTTTGAAACAAAGCTTCGTCGTGGTGCCGATCGCGTACAAGTGCAAATGCGACGAGACGGGAACGCATGGGGGATCCCAATCACATTGACCAAAGCGGTCACGCTCGAAGCTGGTAGCGACCGAATGATGGTCACCTACCTGCTAGAAGATGTGCCGCAAGACAAGCCTTTGCATTTCGCGGTGGAAATGAATTTTGCCGGCTTACCATCCGGTGCAGACGATCGATACTTTTCTGATCTGCAAGGTAACCACCTCGGCCAACTCGGTGAAGAGTTGGATTTGCGTGACGCCGATGGGCTCCGTCTCTCCGACCGTTGGTTGGGCATTGACGTTTCTCTAAAGATCGATCGTAAGAGCGGTCTTTGGGCCTTCCCGATCTCGACCGTCAGTCAAAGTGAGTCGGGTTTCGAATTGGTGCACCAAAGCGTCTGTGTCCAACCGCACTGGATCGTCAACGCCGATGCCGAAGGCCGCTGGGCCGTCCAGATTGAGATGGCTGCGGTATGCGAGCCAAAAACAGCAGTGGTCCACCAATCGCAGGCGATCCGTTTGTAA
- the phoU gene encoding phosphate signaling complex protein PhoU codes for MSKHLQRGLDALRQSLVTQFASVEQMIQLAVRSLVQGRADLADRVIASDKEVDDAEIHIEEECLKLLALYQPVASDLRRVVTVIKVNSDLERMADLACNIAERALALDRFPLFQPPAELSEMVQTATEMVRNALDSFVEEDSAKAADVIRTDSIVDTLNRVVIDLLHEMMNRDPELIEPAVHCFSASRHVERIGDLAESISEDVIYLVEGEIIRHKHGVFFDLPQNK; via the coding sequence ATGTCAAAACATCTGCAACGTGGACTCGATGCTCTGCGTCAATCCCTTGTAACCCAGTTTGCGAGTGTCGAACAGATGATTCAATTAGCGGTGCGATCGCTGGTTCAGGGGCGAGCTGACCTTGCGGACCGAGTCATCGCAAGCGACAAGGAGGTAGACGATGCGGAGATCCACATCGAAGAAGAGTGCCTCAAATTGCTTGCTCTTTATCAACCGGTCGCCAGCGATTTACGGCGGGTCGTGACGGTGATTAAGGTAAATAGCGACCTGGAAAGGATGGCGGATTTGGCCTGTAACATCGCCGAACGAGCTCTCGCCCTGGATCGCTTTCCACTCTTTCAACCGCCAGCGGAATTGTCCGAAATGGTGCAGACCGCGACCGAGATGGTTCGAAATGCGCTCGATTCTTTTGTCGAAGAAGACTCCGCGAAAGCGGCGGACGTGATTCGCACCGATTCTATCGTCGATACGCTCAATCGAGTTGTGATCGACCTGCTGCACGAGATGATGAATCGTGATCCCGAGCTAATCGAGCCAGCGGTGCATTGCTTTAGCGCGTCTCGGCATGTGGAACGCATTGGTGATTTGGCCGAGAGCATTTCGGAAGATGTAATCTATTTGGTAGAAGGCGAGATCATCCGTCATAAGCACGGTGTTTTCTTTGATTTGCCGCAGAATAAATAG
- the pstB gene encoding phosphate ABC transporter ATP-binding protein PstB codes for MPVAIRIRDLSAWYGYFQALDSISIDIPKNSVTAFIGPSGCGKSTLLRWFNRMNDTVLSARAEGEVLLGDLDILSSQTDTVDLRRRVGIVFQKANPFPKSIYDNVAFGPRLHMRLNKSELDELVEWSLRKAAVWEEVKDRLHGSALGLSGGQQQRLCIARAIAVGPEVLLMDEPCSALDPASTLAIENLIYELKEQYSIVIVTHNMQQASRSSDQTAFFYAGRLVEFSDTKQMFTQPKHRQTEDYVSGKFG; via the coding sequence ATGCCGGTTGCGATTCGTATCCGTGACCTAAGTGCCTGGTACGGCTATTTTCAAGCGCTCGATTCGATCTCAATCGACATTCCAAAGAATAGTGTAACGGCGTTCATTGGGCCGAGTGGTTGTGGGAAAAGCACCCTACTGCGTTGGTTCAATCGTATGAACGACACGGTGCTATCGGCTCGTGCCGAAGGAGAGGTGCTGCTTGGAGATTTGGATATTTTGAGTTCTCAAACGGATACCGTCGATCTTCGACGGCGCGTGGGAATTGTTTTTCAAAAGGCCAATCCGTTTCCGAAGAGTATCTATGACAATGTCGCGTTTGGCCCTCGACTTCACATGCGACTCAATAAATCGGAACTCGACGAACTCGTCGAGTGGTCGCTTCGAAAGGCTGCGGTTTGGGAGGAGGTCAAGGATCGCCTTCACGGTTCGGCTTTAGGCTTATCAGGCGGTCAACAACAACGACTTTGTATTGCTCGGGCGATCGCCGTTGGCCCTGAGGTTTTATTGATGGATGAGCCATGCAGCGCTCTCGATCCCGCTAGTACGTTGGCGATTGAGAATCTGATTTATGAGCTTAAGGAACAGTACTCGATTGTCATTGTGACGCACAATATGCAGCAGGCATCACGGTCGAGTGACCAAACTGCATTTTTTTATGCTGGTCGACTTGTCGAGTTCAGCGATACCAAGCAAATGTTCACGCAGCCTAAACACCGACAAACCGAAGATTACGTCAGCGGCAAGTTCGGTTAG